A genome region from Nocardia sp. NBC_01730 includes the following:
- a CDS encoding MerR family transcriptional regulator, with protein sequence MTRNFQDGGRLRPIDLARGHGLSTQAIRNYEAAGILPDAERTRHDYRAYTPLHAQALRAFLALVPGHGHQTATLIMQAINRGTTEDALRLIDESHAQLIDDRRTLQAVEAALDDLGPVPQERGDTFVGPLARRLGIRPATLRKWERAGLVRPRRDPQTGYRVYCAADVRDALLAHQLRRGGYLLEQIAPLIAQVRSAGGVAPLESMLCDWHARLSARGRAMLTAAAALDAYLDGRPDPARRQAE encoded by the coding sequence GTGACGCGAAACTTTCAAGATGGTGGGCGGCTCAGGCCGATTGACCTGGCACGTGGGCACGGCCTGTCCACGCAGGCGATCAGGAACTACGAGGCGGCCGGGATCCTTCCGGACGCCGAACGCACCCGGCATGACTACCGCGCATACACGCCGCTGCACGCACAAGCGCTGCGCGCGTTTCTGGCTCTCGTGCCAGGACACGGTCACCAGACGGCCACGTTGATCATGCAGGCGATCAACCGGGGCACGACCGAGGACGCGCTTCGGCTCATCGACGAGAGCCACGCCCAGCTTATCGACGACCGCCGTACCCTGCAGGCCGTCGAAGCCGCGCTTGACGACCTCGGTCCCGTACCGCAAGAACGCGGCGACACGTTCGTTGGCCCCCTGGCGAGAAGGCTCGGCATCCGCCCGGCCACCCTGCGCAAATGGGAACGGGCCGGCTTGGTCCGACCGCGCCGCGACCCGCAGACGGGTTACCGGGTCTACTGCGCGGCCGACGTGCGCGATGCCCTACTTGCCCACCAACTCAGACGAGGTGGCTACCTGCTGGAGCAGATCGCCCCGCTGATCGCCCAGGTCCGCTCCGCTGGAGGAGTCGCACCGCTCGAGTCGATGCTGTGTGACTGGCATGCCCGCCTCTCGGCCCGCGGCCGTGCCATGCTCACCGCCGCCGCCGCACTGGACGCCTACCTCGACGGCCGACCAGACCCCGCCCGGAGACAGGCCGAGTGA
- a CDS encoding putative immunity protein codes for MSELREIAGYAVACAEPALAIFERERPDDRRPRAAIDAAQAFAEGAERTKAIRDSAWAAHRAYQETRDVGQTAASDVARAAVAAASAAFLHPLAKATQVLHILGPAAHAARAFELDAGDDRNVGADYIEQARSLASPIVANVLTRYPNAPSGRGRVGELLRELDASLRRLATNH; via the coding sequence ATGTCTGAACTGCGCGAGATTGCGGGCTACGCTGTGGCCTGCGCGGAGCCCGCCTTGGCAATCTTCGAACGTGAACGCCCTGACGATCGGCGCCCACGAGCCGCGATCGACGCTGCGCAGGCGTTCGCGGAGGGAGCCGAGCGGACCAAGGCGATCCGTGACAGCGCGTGGGCGGCACACCGGGCGTATCAAGAGACACGCGATGTAGGGCAGACCGCGGCGAGCGATGTTGCGCGCGCGGCCGTCGCCGCGGCCAGTGCGGCGTTCCTGCACCCCCTGGCGAAAGCGACTCAGGTCTTGCACATCCTCGGACCGGCCGCCCACGCGGCTCGAGCCTTCGAGCTCGATGCCGGCGACGACCGTAACGTCGGCGCCGACTACATCGAGCAGGCAAGAAGCCTGGCCAGCCCCATCGTGGCGAACGTCCTGACGCGCTACCCGAACGCCCCGAGTGGTCGCGGCCGTGTGGGAGAGCTATTGCGGGAACTGGACGCATCGTTGCGACGACTGGCGACCAATCACTGA